DNA from Deinobacterium chartae:
AGCACCTCGGGTCCTTGCCGCCGCATCTGCTCGAGGCGCGCCTCGTCGTCCACGCAGGCCTCCTGGCCCAGCAGGGCGCAGGCCTCGGGGTAGTTGGGCTTGACCGCCGTCACGCCCACCTCGCGGTAACGCTCGAGGCGGCGCGCGTCGGCCACGAGCACCCGGGGATGGCGCGCTTGCAGTTCGCGCAGCGTGGCGATCACCCGGTCGGTCAGCACGCCGTAGCCGTAGTCGGACACGATCACCACGTCCGCGTGGATGAACGCGATCTCCAGCGCCTCGATCAGTTCCCGCTCGGCGCGGACCTCGAGGGCCTCCGTGCTGCCCTGATCGAGGCGCAGCAGGATCTGTCCGCCCGCAGTTACCCGCTGCTTGAGCAGGGTGCGCCGCCCGGATGCCGCGATCAGGCCCCGGGAGTCCACCCCGCCCGCCTCGAGGGCCTGCCGCAGCAGATCGGCCTCGAGGTCCGTGCCGACCACCGACAGGAAATCCACCCGCGCGCCGAGCGCGTGAACGTTCATGGCGGTGTTGGCCGCTCCGCCCGGCACGTCGTGACGGCCCTGCACGTCCACGATCGGCACCGGGGCCTCGCGGCACAGTCGGCCCACCTCGCCGCTGAGGTAACTGTCCAGCATCGCTTCGCCGATCACCAGGACCCGCAGGTGCCGGAACGCGTCAACGAGTTCGTGAAGGGTACGGTTCATGCAGCTCTCCTTGTGTCGCAGCCAGGATGATCCGGGCCGCCTCGCGCAGGTCGTCGGCAACGGCGTGCGGGGTCCGCAGCGGCCCAGGAACCCACTCGGTCTCGCCGCCGGTGTCGAGCAGCAGCGCACGGCACCCCGCACGCCGTCCGGCCTCCACGTCGTGGAGGATGTCCCCGACCATCCACGAGGCTGCCAGATCCAGCCCCAGTTCCTCGGCGGCGCGCAGCAGCAGCCCCGGGCGGGGTTTGCGGCACGCGCATTCCAGCGCGTAGGCGCTCAGGCGGCCCTCGGGGTGGTGCGGGCAGGCGTAAAAGCCCTCGAGGCTCACGCCTGCGCAGGCCAGCAGTTCGCGCAGGCGTGCCTCGACCGCGCCCAGGGCCTCCTCGGCAAACAGGCCGCGCGCCACTCCGGACTGGTTGGTCACCACCACCAGGGCGTACCCGGCCCGCTGCAGTGCGCTCAGGCCCTCGAGGGCCCCCCGCATCAGCCGGATGCGCCGCGGATCGACGTTGTAGGGCACGTCCTCGATCAGGGTGCCGTCCTTGTCGAGAAACACCGCCGGACGTCCCGGGCGGCCTCCGCAGGCGAAGCCCGGGTTCAGGGCCACGACGTCTCCGTCATCGGGATAACCATCAGCTCGGGAATCACGGTCTCGCCCGGCTGGGTGAGCAGAAAACGGATGGTCTCGGCCACGTTGCGCGGGTCTTGCAAGTTCTCCAGCGGCGTATCCGGAAAGCGCTCGAGGATAAAGGGCGTGCGCATGCCGCCGGCCAGCAGCGCGGTCACCTTGACGCGGTGCGGGCGGCCCTCCACGTGCAGCGCGTGGCTGAGGCCCAGCAGGCCCCACTTCGAGGCGTGGTAGGCGGAGGCGTTGGCCCAGGCGCGCTTGGCGGCGGTCGAGACGATGTTGACGATGTAGCCGCGTCCCTGCTGTTTCATCAGCGGCAACGCGGCCTTGGCCATCACGAAAGGACCGCGCAGGTTCACCTGCAGCACCCGGTCAAAGTCCTCGAGGGTGAGTTCCTCGACCGGCAGGGTCACGTCGGTTCCGGCGTTGTTGATCAGCACGTCCAGCCGCCCGAACTCGCGCATCACCCGCTCGGTGAGTTCCTGTGCGGCCTGCGCGTCGCGCACGTCGAGCAGCATGCCGTGCAGCTCTCCGCCCGCCTCGCGGATCTCGTCGCCCAGGCGCGCCAGCGGCTCGTCTCTCAGGTCGGCGGCGACCACTCGGGCACCCGCTGCGGACAGCACCCGGCAGATCTCAGCACCCAGGCCGCTGCCGCCTCCGGTGACCAGCACGACCTGGTCTTGCAGCGGGCGAAGCGGATCGGTCATCACAGGCAGGGTATGGGTCATGGTCAGGCTCCTTCCGAAGAGAGGGCGATAAACGGACGGCCGGGAAGCTGCGGCGGAGCGGGCAGCGGACGGCCTGCCTCGAGGGCCGGCTGACTGCGCATGATCTCCTCTTCGACCAGCTCGCAGATCAGGTGCAGCGCCAGAATCTGAACCTCCTGGATGCGCGGCGTTTCCGAGTCGGGCACCACCACGGCCAGGTCGGCCAGTTCACGGGCCGGACCACCGCTGCCTCCGAGCAGCGCGAGGGTCGCGAGGCCCCGTTCGCGTGCGGCCCGCAGGGCCTCGAGGACGTTGGGCGAGCGGCCGCTGGTCGAGATGCCGATCAGCAAGTCGCCGGGCTGCCCGAACGCCTCCACCTGGCGCGCAAAGACATCCTCAAAGCCCACGTCGTTGGACCACGCGGTCAGCAGGGCGCTGTCGGCGGTGAGCGAGATCACCGGCAGGCCGCGCCGCCCGTCAATGCGAAAACGGCCCACCAGTTCGGCTGCGAAGTGCTGCGCGTCGGCCGCGCTGCCGCCGTTACCGCATACCAGCAGCTTGTTGCCGCGTTCAAAGGTCTGGCAGATCAGCCGCGAAGCCGTCAGCAGCGCCGGTCCCAGTTCGCGGCGCGAGCGGTTGAGCGCACCGATCAGGCGCTCGAAGGCGCGGTCCACCGTGGCGGCCTCGCTGCCCAGCGCACGCACCCGCTGTTCCTCGAGGACCTCGTGGTAGGCCTGCTGCACCTGCCGGGCCACCCCTTCCCAGGTAAAGTGCTCGCGCACCCGGGCCACCGCCGCCTGCGACAAGCGGGCCGCCCGCTCCGGGTTGCCCAGGATGTCGCCCAGCCGCCGCGCCAGGGCCTGCGGGTCCTTGGGCGGCACCAGATAGCCGGTCTGGCCGTCCACCACCGTATGGCGAATGCCGCCCACGTCCGCCCCGATCACCGGGGTGCCGCAGGCCATCGCCTCGAGCGGCGTGATGCCGAACGGCTCGTACCACGGGGTAGACACGAACACGTCCGCCGCCGAGAAGTAGTAACGCAGCACGTCACGGTCCCGGCTGCCGGTAAAGGTTACGCGATCTTGCACGCCCTCCTCGCGGGCAACGTTTTGCAGGCGCCCGATCTCGGGCGTCACGGTGGGGTCTGGGGTGGGGCCGTTGCCGCCCACCACCAGCAACCGCGCGGGCTGCCCACCGTTTCTCAGGTAGTGCGCAAAGCCACGGATCACGTTGTCCACGCCCTTGCGCGGCACCATGCGGCCGAGCTGCAGCACCAGCGGCACATCCTCCTCGAGGCCGAGTTCGCGCCGCGCCGCGCGCCTGTTGACCGGCGTGAACTCGGCCGGATCGAAGCCGCAGGGCACCACCCGGATACGCTCCGGGTCCGCGCCGTACAGCGAACGCAGGTCGGCCTCGTCCTGCGGGCACTCGGCCAGGATCAGGTCGGCCTCCTGCACCAGACGGTCCTCGATGGCAAAACGGGCATCCGGAAAGGCGTCGGCCTCACCCTGGTGCTGGCGCCGCACCCGGCCCAGCGCGTGAAACGTGATCACGAAGGGCAGACCCAGGCTGCGCTTCAAGTTGGCCGCAACCAGCCCCGACATGAAAAAATTGGCGTGCAACAGCGCGTACCCGGCCCGCTCCGCGCGCACGAAGCGGCTCATCTCGCGGGTGAACTCGTCCATCAGCGGAAGCAGCCGTTCCTTGGGCAGCACCTCGGGCGGACCGGCCTTGATGTGCACGATGCGCACGCCATCTACCCACTGCACCACCTGCGGCAGGCGCGGATCGTCGCGGCGGGTAAAGACGTCCACGCCCCAGCCCAGCCGCGCCAGGTGGCGGGCCAGCTGTGCCACGTACACGTTCTGTCCGCCGCTGTCGGTTCCGCCCAGCACGGCCAGCGGGGAGGCGTGTTCGCTGATCATGGCAATTCGTTTCATACGACCTCCGTGCCTCTCGTCGGAGCGCGGCGTCCGGCGACCTCGGCGAAGGCCTCCAGCCAGTCGTGCGCGAAGCGTTCGATCGAGAAGCGCTCCAGAGCAACCTCGCGCGCACCGGCACCCAGGCGGGCGGCCAGCGCGGGATCTTCGAGCAGAGCCTGCATGTGCGGCGCGAGCCGCCGGATATCGGTCTCGAGGTAACCGCTGCGTCCGTTTTCGATCACGGTCACCATCTCGGTGGTCGCCAGTCCGACCACTGGCAGGCCCACCATCATCGCCTCGCAGACCGCCAGTCCTAAGCTGGTGTAGCGGATCGGATTGAAAAAGAAGCGGTAGCGCGACGAGAAAGCGGGCAGTTCGGCGTGCGGGACCTCCCCCAGCCCACCGGACTCCTCGGAGAACATCCCCACCAGGTCGAGCGGCACCTCGCGGCGCAGCCGTTCGAACACGTCCGAACCCAGGCGGCGGCCCCGGCGCGCAAGGCCATTGACGACCACCAGACCGCGCGGCAGCTCCCCGCGGTAGCGCACGTCCCGGGGAACGGTGACACCGTGCTCGATCACCCGGGTGGGGGTGCGGCCCGCATCCCACATCAGCTCGTTAAAGCCGGTCACGTGTACCAGCAGCACGTTCGGGTCATCTACCGGATGGCGCGTGTCCGTGGGGCTCATCCGGGGCGGGTCGTGCTCGAGGTAGATACGCGGTCCTGTCAGCTGCGCGGAGGACAAGATCCCGGGACCGTCCTCGAGGTAGTTCTTGTGCGACTGGTACAGAACCACGTCCACCTCGAGGTGGCGCACCTCCTCGGCCGGAACCTCGTGAACGTGGTCACCCCAGTGCTCCAGACCGGCACGGCCCCCGTAGCCCTCGGGCCGTCCGGGTTTGACGGGCAGGTAGAATTCCGCGTTGGTTCGGGTCAGGTAGTACAGGTAGCTGCCGTGAACGTGCCAGGTCAAGACGCGCAAAGGTCTCACTGCACCCACCTCCTTTCAAAGACGGGAGTCCGAAGTCGTTTCGGTTGGAACCCGGCGCAGGCCGGGGTGGCCGGATCTCAGGGAGGCTGTTCGGCCGCCTCCCTCAGCGGCGGCCAGGTTTCCGGGGACCAGCGGTCCAGCTGAGACGTAACGGCCTCGAGGACCTCGTGCACGGGTGGCACGGCGGCGCGGACAGCGCGGTGCGCGCAACCGTCGCGCAGGCAGTGTCCTGCGCAGGCCGAGCTTTCGGGCGGCAGGCCGCGGCCGACCACCCGGTGACGTTCCCGGTCGAGCGGAGCCCAGCGCGCGGGATCCGAGGCCACGAACACCACCACCGAGGGTGTTCCGAGCGCGGCGGCCAGGTGCGAGACGCCGGTATCGTTGCTGACCAGCAAGCGGGCCTGCTCGAGCAGGGCTGCCAGTGTGCCCAGGTCGGTGCGCCCGGCGAGGTCAACGACCGGCGCCCGGGCCTGCTCCTGCACCGCGCGGGTCCGTTCGGCCTCGTCCGCCGTGCCGGTCACCAGTACCCGCAGACCTCTCGAGGCGAGCGCATCGGCCACGCGGGCGAAATGCCCGGTCGGCCAGCGCCTGCGGGGGTCTTGCGCCCCGGGGTGCAGCAGCGCGTAACCTCCGGCCCCCAGGCCCAGTTCGGCCAGCAGGCGTGCGGCCTGCTGGCGGTCGTGCGGGTGCAGCGGGAACTCGAGGTGCTCGCCCTGCGCGGGGCAGCCCAGATGTTGCGCGAGCGTCAGCCAGCGCAGCGGTTCGGGCAGGTGATCCGGGTAAGGCAGGTACGTGCGCGGATCGGGACAGTACTGTCCGGGCAGGTAAAACCCGGCGCTGGAGCGCGCTCCCAGCAGGGCCACCAGGGGGTTGGTCAACAGCCCGCTGCCGTGCATCTGCACGCTCAGGTCAAAGCGGCCCCGGCTCCACTCGAAAAGCCGGGACAGGGCGGACAGGTCCGGGGTGCGCTCGGGCAGTCCGGGATACCCGGGAAATTCGACCCAGCCGTCGAGCAGGTGCTCATAGCGGCGCACAAAAGCCCTGGCCGCCGGGAGGCCTAACAGCTCGATCCGCGCCTGCGGCAGGGCCGCCCGCAGAGCGCGCAGGGCAGGGACGCTGCACAGCAGGTCTCCCAGGCCGGGCAGCGCTCTAAAAATCAGCACGTTCTGTGGCGCTGCGCGTTCGGTCAGGGTCCCAGTTTCAGCCGGATTCAAGCGCATCTTCTCTCCCGTGTAAGCTAAGGGTTATGACGCGACGCTCCTCAGGCTAGAAGTCCGTGACCGCAAAAGCATTGTGCATCTGCACGAAGCGCGACTTCTGGCTACGTTCACAAATTGGGCAATCGCACAAGGCCGTACAGAACCTAAGAGATCGTTAAGGGCTGAACCGCCAAACTGCCTATAAATCTCAAGATGCTTCCGTAGAGTCGGAATACGGTTTTTTCCGTCGTCTGCTGGATTTTTCTTTTCGCTAGAGGAGTGCTATGTCGTACCGAACCCCACTGCTGCAGGCCCTGGTCGTAGTTGCTGCGACGTTTATCCTTTCAACCCTGACCTCGGGCATCCTGGGGAGTCAACTCGATCTGCGCGATCTCGCGACGGCCGGCATGGCCTCGCTGGGGACCGCCGTGCTGTATCTGGTAGCCCACACCATCGGTTCGCGCTTCGGCTAAACCGCTTGTTTGTAAAACGCCTGACCTCGAGCGCGCTCGAGGTCATCGCTTTTGGTGGTTCCACCCCAAAGGCCCCGGCGCACCGGGGCCGGCGTGCCTGCCGGCTTCAGGCCTGCCGAGGGCGTGCGCCCTGCAGCGAACGCAGCAACAGGGCCAGACGGATCTGCACCGCCTGATCGAAGCGGCGCGGATCCATTCCGGTCAACACCGCAATTTTGTCCAGACGGTAATTCAAGGTGTTGCGGTGCACACCGAGCCGTTTGGCCGTGCACAACATCCGGCAGTCCTCCTCGAAGAACGCCTCGAGGGTGTCGATCAGTTCCGGCTCGGCATCGAGCGGGCTGAGCAGGTGCCGGGCCAGGTCCACCTTGGTCTGCTCTTCGGAGACGCCCACAAACGCCGCCATACCCAGCGCGTCCAGGCAGTGCACCCGGTTTCCGCCCTGAAAGCGTCGCCCCAGCAACAGGGCGGCGCGCGCGTCCTGATACGAGCGCGCAAGACCCATCAGACCGCGATGGTAACGCCCAATGCCCACGCTGATCGCCGTGCCGGTATCGGCCCGCAACCGCTCGAGCAGCGCCTCTCCGGCACGCTTGAGGGCCGCGAGGTTCGCCCACGAGCCGTTGGACGGTCCGGCCACGTCGCCCCCGCTGACCCAGTTGGTGAGGTTCTTGGTGTCGCTGGCTTTTAATACCGCGATCTCCCCTGCACCGATGTAGGCGCAGATGGTGTCATTGGGCAGGCGGAAGAACGACACGATAGCGCCGATCACCAGTTGGGCGCGGCGTTCCACCTGCCCGGCCGGCACCGCCCCGCCCCGGTGAACCCCCAGAATGTACTCGCTGGCGTCCACCAGAATTACAGCACGCGGCGGGCTGAGGTCCAAGCCCAGGATGCGCGCCTCGCGCAGCCGGGTCTCCTCGTCCACCGGCACGCCGCGCAGCAGGTCGTAGATAAACTTGTTCTTCAGTTCGTACGGGGCTGGCACGCTGCTCTGCAGCGCGGCCTGCCCGATGACCAGTTCCATCACCACCTGTGCCAGGTGTGGCGGAACGTACTCGTCTCCCTGCGGTTCTCCCACTTCCACTTCGCCGCTCTCGGACCCGACCTTGAGCGGAACCCGCAAAAACCGCGACATGCGGTCGAGTTCACCCCGGCGGCGCCCCACCCAGGCCGCGTCGCTGGCAGCCACCACCGTCTGCTCCCTGTCTACTACCAGCGTAGGCGCGTGCAACAGTTCCGAGGCCCTCGAGGCCACTGCGCGCGCCACCGACACAAAGCTGCCGCTCATGAGCCTCCTCGTTTACGGTCTGTTTCTACAGATACCTGCACGACAAGGAATGCACCTGCCCTGCGGGTACGATCAACCTTCAGATTGTTTCCGGCAACCCGTAGCGGTTCCAGGAAAAAGCAGTTCTTCAGGCGAATCTCGAAAGTAACACTGGTTTTAGCCTACCGATCCCGCAGACCGGGGTATGAGACCCGCCTTGTGAACCGGATCATGAGCGCTCTCAATTCTGGCTCAGATCTCTCACGGCAGCAGGGCCAGCAGTTCGCCCAACTCCACGCCCTCGAGGCTCGGAAACACCCGGTGCGCCTGCTGTAGCAGGTCCGAGTCGCCCAAGCCGACCACGCGGAAGCCGCCCTCCAAGGCGGCCCTCACCCCCGCCTGCGCGTCCTCGAGCACCACGCAGCGCGCAGGCGGCAGGTTCAGTCGTCCGGCCACCCACACGAACACGTCCGGCGCCGGTTTGGGCCGCGCCACCACGCTGCCATCCGCAAAAGCCGTAAAAAAATCCAGGATGCCCAAACGCCGGCAGATCTCGCGCGCGTTGCGACTCGAGGAGGCCAGCCCCAGCGCCACGCCCCGCGCCCGGGCCTCGCGCAGCAGCTCAGCCGCGCCCGGAAGCAGCGCCTCGGGACCGAGCCCGGCGATCTCCTCGAGAAACAGCGCCTGCTTGCGGGCCAGCAGCTCGGCGCGCCGCGCCTCCGGGACCGTCGCCCCGCGCAGAAACAGCGTCAGGGCGTCCTCACGGGTACGCCCGAGCAGTGCCACGTTGTGCTCGGGCAAAAACGGATCGAATCCCTGTTCTTCGGCCAGCCGCCGCCACGAACGGTAATGCGGACCGACCGTGTCGGCCAGCACCCCGTCCATGTCAAAGATCAGCGCGGCATCCAAACGGTCAGCCTCGCAGGGTCACGACCAGACCCAGGTGGTCTGACACGCGCTCTTCTCTTCCCAGCACGAGCTGAACCGACTCGAGGCGGCTTTCGAGCTCCGGGTTGGCCCACATATAGTCGATGCGCATGCTGGGCGCATCCGCCTCGAAACTGAACCCCCCCTCGTGCTCGCGCAAGCGCTCCCAGGCATCGGTCCAGCCGAGCTCGCGCAACCGCTTGATCGCCGGACCGTCCGGCGGCGCGTTGAAATCCCCGGCCAGCAGGGCAGGACCGCTCATCTCCTGCAACAGCATCACCGTCTCCTCGAGATTATCGGCATTCTGCTCCGGAACCCAGGAGAAGTGCGCGTTCAAGACGGTCAGCAGGCCGTCCGGCGTACTGACCCCGGCCCACAGCACATTGCGCCGGGTCGTATCCTCGAGGCCCCGGCGCAGCGAGAGCTCCAGCGCTCCGCTCTCACGCAGCGGGTAGCGCGAGAGCAGCGCAGACCCAAAGGCCGTGCCGTCGTCGGCATGCTGGGCCGGGTGGTACATCACCGAAACGTATTCGGGAAACGCAGCGGCAAGCTGGGCAGCCTGGTCCCGTCCGTCCTCGCGCTGAGGGTCACGGGCGACGGCCTGCAGCAGCAGGATATCCGGGCGTATCTCGCGCAGCGCCGCCTCCAGACGCGGGCGGCGCTGCGTCCAGGATCCATGCTTTTCAAAGTAACCGTTTACGTTCAGGGTCATTACAGTCAGCACGACGCACCTCCCTGCAGGGATCCGCAACTACGGTAGCGATGGTAACACCGGAATGTACGCCGAAGCTCACAGCTCAACGGATACTTAACGTCCCGGTAACCTTCCCACCCCTCGCGCTAACCGCTTGCGTCCAACACGGCCCTGCCTACGATCTCCAGTGCGGTATCGTCTGCAGGGGGCTGAGCCAGTCCGGCACGCACGTCACGAAACCGGCGCTCCAGCGTCAGGCTTCCGCTGAAAGCCGCCCCTCCGGCCGCGCGAAGCGCCAGATCGGTCGCCCGCACCGCCGCTTCGGTTGCCCGGTACTTGGCGGCCGCCACCGCCGGGTACAAGCCCTCGCGCGTCTCGGCGCTTCCCGCACTCCAGGCGGCGGCCACCTCGCGCAGCAACGCCCGGGCAGACAGCAGTTCCACCTCGATCTCCCCTACCCACCGCCGGATCTTCGGCAGGGTCGCGATCGGAGCTCCCAGCGCGGTCGGGATACGCTGCCGGGCGTACACGGCCAGATCGTCACGCGCTCCCAGCGCCGCCCCCAGGTAGACCGCGCCCATCAGCAGCGGAAACCACACGTTGCGCGCCGCTGGCTGCCCCGCATCCGCAGGCAGCGACACCACCGCGTCCGAACCGACCTCCACGCCCTCCAGAATCAGATCCCAGCTCTGGCTGCCCCGCAACCCCAGCGCATGCTGCCAGGTATTCTCCCAGCGCACTCCCGTCCTACCGGATTCCACCCGCACCAAAGCCGCCCTACCTTCCAGGTCCAGGTTCACCAACAGCTGGGTCAGGTGCGGTCCACCGCTGGTCCAGGTCTTGCGGCCCTCGAGGCGCAGGCGTCCGTCCGGCAGGCGCACGGCGCGCGTACGCGGCAGCCCGCCCCTCGAGGGGCTGCCCAGTTCGGGCTCGCTGGCGCACACGTTCATCAGCGCTCCGGCCTGAGCCTGCCCGACCAGTTGTGCGTACGCCGCCGCGTTCCAAGCCCCGGTGTCGCGAGCGTGCCCCAGGGTCTGCAGGTGCATCGCCGCCACCAGCGCGCTCGAGGTCGAGCCCCGCGCCAGCTCGGTCACCACCTCGAGGACCACGCTGAGCGACCGTCCGCCCTGCTCCTCGGGCAGGGCAAGCCGCAGCAGACCGCTATTGCGCAGGTCGGCCAGATCTTCGGGCGGCAGCCGGGCCTCACTGTCCGCGCTCTGCGCACG
Protein-coding regions in this window:
- a CDS encoding glycosyltransferase family 9 protein, with amino-acid sequence MNPAETGTLTERAAPQNVLIFRALPGLGDLLCSVPALRALRAALPQARIELLGLPAARAFVRRYEHLLDGWVEFPGYPGLPERTPDLSALSRLFEWSRGRFDLSVQMHGSGLLTNPLVALLGARSSAGFYLPGQYCPDPRTYLPYPDHLPEPLRWLTLAQHLGCPAQGEHLEFPLHPHDRQQAARLLAELGLGAGGYALLHPGAQDPRRRWPTGHFARVADALASRGLRVLVTGTADEAERTRAVQEQARAPVVDLAGRTDLGTLAALLEQARLLVSNDTGVSHLAAALGTPSVVVFVASDPARWAPLDRERHRVVGRGLPPESSACAGHCLRDGCAHRAVRAAVPPVHEVLEAVTSQLDRWSPETWPPLREAAEQPP
- a CDS encoding endonuclease/exonuclease/phosphatase family protein, translated to MLTVMTLNVNGYFEKHGSWTQRRPRLEAALREIRPDILLLQAVARDPQREDGRDQAAQLAAAFPEYVSVMYHPAQHADDGTAFGSALLSRYPLRESGALELSLRRGLEDTTRRNVLWAGVSTPDGLLTVLNAHFSWVPEQNADNLEETVMLLQEMSGPALLAGDFNAPPDGPAIKRLRELGWTDAWERLREHEGGFSFEADAPSMRIDYMWANPELESRLESVQLVLGREERVSDHLGLVVTLRG
- a CDS encoding D-glycero-alpha-D-manno-heptose-1,7-bisphosphate 7-phosphatase; the protein is MALNPGFACGGRPGRPAVFLDKDGTLIEDVPYNVDPRRIRLMRGALEGLSALQRAGYALVVVTNQSGVARGLFAEEALGAVEARLRELLACAGVSLEGFYACPHHPEGRLSAYALECACRKPRPGLLLRAAEELGLDLAASWMVGDILHDVEAGRRAGCRALLLDTGGETEWVPGPLRTPHAVADDLREAARIILAATQGELHEPYPSRTR
- a CDS encoding glycosyltransferase, whose amino-acid sequence is MKRIAMISEHASPLAVLGGTDSGGQNVYVAQLARHLARLGWGVDVFTRRDDPRLPQVVQWVDGVRIVHIKAGPPEVLPKERLLPLMDEFTREMSRFVRAERAGYALLHANFFMSGLVAANLKRSLGLPFVITFHALGRVRRQHQGEADAFPDARFAIEDRLVQEADLILAECPQDEADLRSLYGADPERIRVVPCGFDPAEFTPVNRRAARRELGLEEDVPLVLQLGRMVPRKGVDNVIRGFAHYLRNGGQPARLLVVGGNGPTPDPTVTPEIGRLQNVAREEGVQDRVTFTGSRDRDVLRYYFSAADVFVSTPWYEPFGITPLEAMACGTPVIGADVGGIRHTVVDGQTGYLVPPKDPQALARRLGDILGNPERAARLSQAAVARVREHFTWEGVARQVQQAYHEVLEEQRVRALGSEAATVDRAFERLIGALNRSRRELGPALLTASRLICQTFERGNKLLVCGNGGSAADAQHFAAELVGRFRIDGRRGLPVISLTADSALLTAWSNDVGFEDVFARQVEAFGQPGDLLIGISTSGRSPNVLEALRAARERGLATLALLGGSGGPARELADLAVVVPDSETPRIQEVQILALHLICELVEEEIMRSQPALEAGRPLPAPPQLPGRPFIALSSEGA
- a CDS encoding acyl-CoA dehydrogenase family protein; protein product: MLHSDSDALLEAARAVAGRFAARAQSADSEARLPPEDLADLRNSGLLRLALPEEQGGRSLSVVLEVVTELARGSTSSALVAAMHLQTLGHARDTGAWNAAAYAQLVGQAQAGALMNVCASEPELGSPSRGGLPRTRAVRLPDGRLRLEGRKTWTSGGPHLTQLLVNLDLEGRAALVRVESGRTGVRWENTWQHALGLRGSQSWDLILEGVEVGSDAVVSLPADAGQPAARNVWFPLLMGAVYLGAALGARDDLAVYARQRIPTALGAPIATLPKIRRWVGEIEVELLSARALLREVAAAWSAGSAETREGLYPAVAAAKYRATEAAVRATDLALRAAGGAAFSGSLTLERRFRDVRAGLAQPPADDTALEIVGRAVLDASG
- a CDS encoding HAD-IA family hydrolase — its product is MDAALIFDMDGVLADTVGPHYRSWRRLAEEQGFDPFLPEHNVALLGRTREDALTLFLRGATVPEARRAELLARKQALFLEEIAGLGPEALLPGAAELLREARARGVALGLASSSRNAREICRRLGILDFFTAFADGSVVARPKPAPDVFVWVAGRLNLPPARCVVLEDAQAGVRAALEGGFRVVGLGDSDLLQQAHRVFPSLEGVELGELLALLP
- a CDS encoding glycosyltransferase, whose protein sequence is MRPLRVLTWHVHGSYLYYLTRTNAEFYLPVKPGRPEGYGGRAGLEHWGDHVHEVPAEEVRHLEVDVVLYQSHKNYLEDGPGILSSAQLTGPRIYLEHDPPRMSPTDTRHPVDDPNVLLVHVTGFNELMWDAGRTPTRVIEHGVTVPRDVRYRGELPRGLVVVNGLARRGRRLGSDVFERLRREVPLDLVGMFSEESGGLGEVPHAELPAFSSRYRFFFNPIRYTSLGLAVCEAMMVGLPVVGLATTEMVTVIENGRSGYLETDIRRLAPHMQALLEDPALAARLGAGAREVALERFSIERFAHDWLEAFAEVAGRRAPTRGTEVV
- a CDS encoding PucR family transcriptional regulator, whose product is MSGSFVSVARAVASRASELLHAPTLVVDREQTVVAASDAAWVGRRRGELDRMSRFLRVPLKVGSESGEVEVGEPQGDEYVPPHLAQVVMELVIGQAALQSSVPAPYELKNKFIYDLLRGVPVDEETRLREARILGLDLSPPRAVILVDASEYILGVHRGGAVPAGQVERRAQLVIGAIVSFFRLPNDTICAYIGAGEIAVLKASDTKNLTNWVSGGDVAGPSNGSWANLAALKRAGEALLERLRADTGTAISVGIGRYHRGLMGLARSYQDARAALLLGRRFQGGNRVHCLDALGMAAFVGVSEEQTKVDLARHLLSPLDAEPELIDTLEAFFEEDCRMLCTAKRLGVHRNTLNYRLDKIAVLTGMDPRRFDQAVQIRLALLLRSLQGARPRQA
- a CDS encoding SDR family oxidoreductase — protein: MTHTLPVMTDPLRPLQDQVVLVTGGGSGLGAEICRVLSAAGARVVAADLRDEPLARLGDEIREAGGELHGMLLDVRDAQAAQELTERVMREFGRLDVLINNAGTDVTLPVEELTLEDFDRVLQVNLRGPFVMAKAALPLMKQQGRGYIVNIVSTAAKRAWANASAYHASKWGLLGLSHALHVEGRPHRVKVTALLAGGMRTPFILERFPDTPLENLQDPRNVAETIRFLLTQPGETVIPELMVIPMTETSWP